The Solanum lycopersicum chromosome 2, SLM_r2.1 DNA window CTTCTGGGACCTGAAAAATGTTTCTCCTTCCTACAGTATTTTTATATGATAGTCTTTCAATCTTAGGACTTCTCAAAAAGTTTGACacatttcaatcaaataataaaattctatAAGACTCTTCATACAAAATTCAGACTCAGTTAAACAATGAAGTGATGTTTTTGCATCACTAACTATGCTTTGCATGATCTTACCAATTCAATACACAAATCAAACTTTCAAATTAAACTTTGATGATCAGATTACCACAAGATTGAGTAACTTTTAACTACCTTTCTTTCAAACTAAGAACCCACATTTTGCAGCTATTGTCTTGCAAATAACTTTCGTTAAAATCTCTGATAATAGCATAAATAGAACATCACAGAAGCAAAGGATGCATTGATGATACCAACTAGCtggaattgaaaaaaaaggatacttcttaaatagaagaaatataaaataccaAATTCAGGAACCAAACTACAATACGTCTCTATTAAGTATGATTTTAGGGTGACATTGACATGTCCTGGATGGTGATGATTGAAAGCTAAATAGCGTAAATTTAATACCTTCCCGATCATATCCTTCAAGATTTTCATGCACAGCACGACTGAAGGCCAAAACTTGCTGCCAAGTATCCTCAGATATATTATATCGCTGTTTTTTCTGGAGATTTCAGTAAACAATAATCACTATAGGAAAATTGCAAGTTACCAACATTCAGCAGTCACCCAACCATAAAGTAGAATATCAGTCTTTGTAAAGTAAGGTACCACCATGGATTTAAGTTGACAAATATAAGCCTAAATAATGCATTGGCTGCCACAATCCAGCTACAACTGAAAGTCTCAATGCCCAAACCAAAAACACAAGACAGCTAAAACAACCACAAtcagaaagaacaaaaagaagaaaatctaCCAGAtggaaaaacttttttttcttttgcaaaatttttttaataatgggAAAATCGCATGTATAACTCCAGCTGGTAAAGATTGCTCACATTGCCGGTTCTAAAGTTGGATAAATGGAGGGGAGTTGCAGCAGGCAACCAGCCAACCAAAAACTAGTCAATTTCATGATGCACCTCACATGTTTGGAACTAAAGCTTAATTATTGCGTTGCTGCTATGAAAATCTCATGCATACAAGcagtacaagaaaaaaaataggatTCTGTACTAATAACTCCTAAAGTGTTACACAAACAAGAATTTCATGGGTCAAAGAAGAAACTACAAGTGCGAGGACGTTCCTCAATAAACAGCCATGTCTTCTCCTGTTTCTTCCTTACATAAGCCTATAACTAACATAGGTGCTAATGACATGACATCCCACGATATTCGACGTCTATTCATCAGCTGACAAAACCTTATTGTTTGTATTCTATTGACCCTTAAGACAAACTTAATAAAGTAGACTTAATTGTCTACTCAAATAACCTTAACGAAGCAAAGTTACAAGCACATGGATCCTCTGTAATTGATGAATTTATTCAGTCTTAAAATTCGATAATTCTTAACACATACAAACAGatgaaaaatgcaatttgaAGTTTGAACACATGACAACAAATCAATCAATAAGAGTCACTGACACTTACCTCAACAAAGTCGCACCAGTGATCAAGTAGCCGAAACCTTCCAGCTAAAACTATTTTCCAACCAGTAACAGCTTTACTTATAgctgaaatattttaaactcaacataagttaaaaaaaacaaactaactGCACTATGAATGCTTTACAAAGAATGAGCACACTGCTGCAAAATCATCTACAAGGTAATCAACTTACTGATGTTCTTTTGTCCATTTTCTCTGAAAACGAAGAAGACAAAATCATAGAAACGCGAGAACTCAGAGAAGTCTGCCTACAAAAGGAAATACAATGTAAGTTCCTTTTTTGATGATTGAAATACTTTGTATTGTATTAAAAGGCCAACTCTAAGAGAGATGGATGTGGATAGTTTCACACTAAATAAAATCCAGCCATCATAACATCATCCAATCAACAAACCTCCAAATTCAACCGCAACTTAAGCTTGTACACTTCTTCAAAGATAGTCGCCCTGCCATGGTTGAAAACAAATTTGTCAATATTGGCAACCTCTATCTAttccttcccccccccccccccccgcccccCAACGTAACGAAAGGTGATCTAAGACTAACACAAGTAAGCCACACGATCACAAAAGAATTTAGACAGAAAGCACCGATAAAAATGTAACGGCAGAACAAGGATTTCAGCATTGGTCTTGAGAATCACGTAGTACATCTGGCAAATGTATCAGGCTTCCCAATGTAATAAACAACACATATTCCTACCCAAAGCAGAAGTGACATTCAAATCAATCACAAATCTGTTAGAAACCGTccaagaaaatcaatttgagtTGCTGTTATTCTCTCAACGGTTCAACCGTTAGACCTTTGTCTTTGCAAGACAGAAAGAGCAATAGCtgtaagtattttttattttaaaaaggtatTATGCATACAGAAGTCCCAACTTTTCTTTGATATGGATCAAGCATTTGCAAGTGTTCCATGTTGGTGTTTCAAGGGGAAAGAGGAAACTTGAACTCTTGTAGATATAGTTTTGGACTCTTAGAATCCAGACATACATAAAAGATCAAAAATGCTGCTAGTTCCATGTCCTACCAAATACATGCCTTATATGCAAACTTGAATCCACTAATTTCATAAGCTGGTTCAATGCCTCTCTTGTAAATCTGGCTTTCTGCAATTCATCTACTAGGTTCCTGGTAGCATATGCCCCTGACATGATATCTGCAAAGCAAATACATCACTAAGCAGATCAACATAAGTGAAAAAACACCAATTAATTACATAAACCTGACTTGTTCatgtataatgaaaaaattcaaacaaattaCAAAAAGTTAAATCAATGCAAAACAAGAACATCAACGCCTTCACATAAAAACACGGAGACCTAGGGACAACCGTAACTTCCAGATCAAAAACAAAAGTATGAAGCCTTGCATAATTTCTTGAATGAATCGGTTCAATTCATATAGACAAATCAACTAGTTTGGAATTTAGTAGtattaaattaatgataatCCATAAGGAGAAACAAAAATTACGAAATTAAAACTACAAGGAATGGAATCTGGATTAAAATACCACAGTATCGGCCGTAGATATCGAATATATCCAAGTGATTTGCAGCGGGAGAGTCCATGGCTACAAGAATTAGGAACGAACTGGAATTTTAGGGTTCGTAATATAGAACCCTAATTCAAAGATAGCAACACAGAGCTTTCTTTCCAGTTATCGATTGATTTTGCTTCTTTTGAATTGGGGCACAATTTATCTGCAACGTTACCGGAATATTCTGATACTAGTAATATTTTTTGTCCCAAGTGACACCGTCATCCTTCGCTTCATTgggtttattatttatatttatatatttaaaccAACAAAATATTCATTCAATTTAACCGAACTATTGTGGCTCTTGGGGAAAAGATATAACTAGAtacataatactaataatgaaattatgttattaatagtaaaataataaatataaattcattagcttattaatagaaaataataaatttaaatttaaattattttgaaagtatttttcaattgaagtttattttaataattcgaTACTCCttttaaccccccccccccataaaAGTATTTCTAACACATCAAATATCCTTGTTTGTCCATTAATTGCTCTGGTAtcgttaataataataaataataataataatcagatagattcaatatttttattctcaTATAGTGAATATTTTGCCAAGGACAGCaactagaaaataaaaaaggagggataaaatagcatacgaaaatataaagttaaaattacatgtgattatataatatcatgattgatacgaataaaaataatatgtgaaATATCATAGAAGAACAaatacaaattttcaaaaattttgtgtataaatggTACAAATCATCAACTAAGTAGTAGAATTTTTTTGTGCTTTcctactaattaattaatttatcgtATGGATTCTCAAATTTCATTAGCTTCTTAGCTAAATCAACTCAAACTTCTTTATCTAGAAAGATGGTACAACAATCTTtcttctaataataataactagatagattcaatattttatattctcATATGGTGAATGTTTTGTCAAGGATAGCGACAAGAAAATAGAAAAGGAGTGATAAAACAGCAtatgaaaacataaatttaaaattgcaAGTGATTATATAATGATTAACACGagtagaaataaaatatcatatgtcAAGATTACAAATATAAATCTTTAAAACTCTGTGTATAAATGGTacaaattatcaattaaatagTAGAATTTCTTTTGCGCTTTCttgctaattaattaatttaccgTATAGATTCTCAAAATTTCTTCAGCTTTAGCTAAATCGACTCAAACTTTCTTTATCTAGATGGTACTCGATCTTtcttctaataataataactagatCGATCCAATATTTTATATTCTCATGTGGTGATTGTTTAAAGAGTGATAAAATAGCATATGAAAACACAAAGATAAAACtgcatgtgattatatgatCTCATGATTATCACGAATAGAAATTACATGTGAAATGACTGGGAAGGACAAATGCAAATCTTTAGAAACTATGTGTATAAATGgtataaattatcaattatgtAGTAAAATTTCTTTTGTACTTTCAAAATGGTATAAATTATCAACTATGTAGTAAAATTTCTTTTGTACTTTCAtgctaactaattaatttaccttatagattctcaaaatttctttaCCTTCTTATCTAAATCGACTCAAACTTCTTTATCTAGAAAGATGGTACATCAATCTTTTCTCTATTAATAATAACTAGATagattcaatattttatattctcATATGGTATGTTTTGCAAAAGATAGCgacaagaaaataagaaaagagtGTTAAAATAGCATATGAAAACATAAAGTTAAAACtgcatgtgattatataatattatgattAACACGAATTGAAATAATATGTGAAATGTCAGGGAAGGACAAATACAAAATCTTTAAAAGCTCTGTGTATAAATGATACAAATTATCAACTAAATAgtaaaatttcttttgtaatttcttactaattaattaatttaccgtataaattctcaaaattctttaatttcttaGCTAAATCAACTCAAAGTTCTTTAGCTAGAAAGATGATACATCAATCTTTCATCTATAAATTTAACCATATGGTATAAAAATTACACAAGATAGCATAAAACTAACTTTCACAAATGATTACTTACCCCTTTGCTCATTTGTGTGCATGActttaataatgtatatttatttcaaatccaACCAAAATTAGGTTCttcattacaatatatatatatatacacacacataaatGGCGTGTCTTTTTTCACAAGTATTTGTAACGATAAATCATGTCATCGCTTATCACCATATTTACGTACCTTATTTAATTTAGTAAGTATTGAATTcgagcaatgaattaaattaatatgattataaGAACTTCattattgtcaaatttcaaaaaCGTTAAAAATGAGGTCTGTACCTACAACATAGACAATGGAGGCACCGCCAATTGTTGTAATTCTTTGAGAGGAGAGTTAGAGGCGGAACCAAGATTAGGAGTTTGGGGGATTCTAAATTAAATGAGTTTTTTTGGGGTTCACATGttaatatacattaaaaaaattaattttttaatataaatatagaatCTACAAAAAAGCTAGTGAATATGTCTGAACCCATAAACCTCCATCTAGCTCCGCCTCTGAGAAAAGtaaatgtataatttgtttattgGATTATATTAACAAGTAGTTGGAGATACATGGTTCAAGTCCAATTTGTAGATATCAAATGCCTGTGATTGATTCCTATTTGGATTTTGACTAGGATTAAGCTTGCCTATATTCAGCAGGGGCGGTTCAGGCACGTCCAAGATGTGCAACGTGACATTTTTTAAGCTAGTGTCAGGTAGGTCGAAAAGaggtaaaaaattacttatgaaATAAGTTtagagggtaataggaccttagtataaatTAGTGTATCTTTGTAATTTcgagcataagttgagggtgtatttgtgcatttt harbors:
- the LOC101252544 gene encoding defective in cullin neddylation protein AAR3, with amino-acid sequence MDSPAANHLDIFDIYGRYCDIMSGAYATRNLVDELQKARFTREALNQLMKLVDSSLHIRATIFEEVYKLKLRLNLEADFSEFSRFYDFVFFVFRENGQKNITISKAVTGWKIVLAGRFRLLDHWCDFVEKKQRYNISEDTWQQVLAFSRAVHENLEGYDREGAWPVLIDDFVEHMYRVGGVDTISNSFCCSCGNSGAQPFEDSYPGLINFPGMKRKSCGNLQRVEESSHGDPGMDVIVNSKRRHVNFGNQNVDWTENQSHGYSEMVKANSPLNHSASPCAVEGCLSKGFAGLLSGPSCLQFDKERRTSYT